From one Sediminitomix flava genomic stretch:
- a CDS encoding OmpH family outer membrane protein — MKKFLIVTVLGLMALFSACQQQGGAVQTAQGDVQKIAIINNDSLSTYYAYAEDRFADFRKKVDKGEKQLQTRAQKLQQEFDRFQKKAQAGLMSNNDMQKKQQELLLKRDELAVAQQSQAQGLATEEVEMREEIRKRVKAYIDEYCKTQNFSVVLGVDAANATLIWSTPNTVDITEAVIEGLNKAYEEEQKTEAAEEAEAEKK; from the coding sequence GTGAAGAAGTTTTTAATAGTTACGGTACTTGGTTTGATGGCTCTGTTTTCGGCTTGTCAACAACAAGGAGGTGCAGTGCAAACTGCTCAAGGGGATGTACAAAAGATCGCAATCATCAATAACGATTCTTTATCTACATATTATGCTTATGCTGAAGACCGTTTCGCGGACTTCCGTAAAAAAGTAGACAAAGGGGAGAAACAACTACAGACAAGAGCTCAAAAGCTTCAACAAGAGTTTGACCGTTTTCAAAAGAAAGCACAAGCAGGCTTAATGTCTAATAATGACATGCAAAAGAAACAACAAGAACTGTTGTTGAAAAGAGACGAATTGGCTGTAGCTCAACAATCTCAAGCACAAGGTCTAGCGACTGAAGAAGTTGAGATGAGAGAAGAAATTAGAAAAAGAGTAAAAGCATATATCGACGAGTACTGTAAAACGCAAAACTTTAGCGTAGTTCTTGGTGTAGATGCTGCTAACGCTACTCTTATTTGGTCAACGCCTAATACTGTAGATATCACTGAAGCAGTAATTGAAGGTTTGAACAAAGCTTACGAAGAAGAGCAAAAGACTGAGGCTGCTGAAGAAGCAGAGGCAGAGAAGAAGTAA
- a CDS encoding BatA domain-containing protein, with product MSFLIPSALYALALLAIPIIIHLFNFQRAKKVYFTNVAFLKGVKQVTKNRNRLKHILILLSRMAFMACLIIAFARPILPVENGQEVNLGRNISVYLDNSFSMQNELSNQAVMDIGKDYVEQITNIFSDKGLYQLIDNSFSGNSYYFTESTRLKDKLAELDYSNISRGLQQVYDKQSNVLRSYAEAPSNQIFWISDFQKSSVGDLSALKTDTLNKFYIIPLSPDPAPNLFVDSVWLESPFIKARENNILHAKVVNSGTDDIVDRQIKLFVGDVQVSSSNVSIEAGSDQTIEMTFAVNQKGQHACRLSIEDYPITFDNDYFFVVKVAPQINIVAVTETDQGYLKGVYGNEDFFNLTVYTTKNVNYNALSEADLIILSNLPNINSTLSKEISKAFQKGKNIVVFPSEKADFKSYSASLGMNFKAVNQGGEPAQIGIQPPSEEIPFFKDVFEDVSPRMNMPQAAPVCYWNLRGNNLLKLRNDRPFFSEVPVGEGKLFLFASPLNNDFTNFHQHALFVPVMYNMAIGSKTKAVKLAYSFDGTLAKVDVKDLKPNDVVKLTHGETELIPAQKIFANSLTIDIPKGKLPAGIYEVKSAETDLTYNLVAFNYPREESLLDYYTTSELQKIFESKPNVQVFSDLQQESFTRTFSEKNKAQPLWRYFLIASILFLIIEVLIIRFWKTT from the coding sequence ATGAGTTTTCTGATCCCGTCTGCCTTATATGCTTTAGCTTTGTTAGCTATCCCCATTATTATTCACCTTTTCAACTTCCAACGTGCCAAGAAGGTCTACTTTACCAATGTAGCTTTCCTAAAAGGGGTCAAACAAGTCACAAAGAATCGTAATCGATTGAAGCATATTCTGATTTTACTCAGTAGAATGGCATTTATGGCTTGTCTTATCATTGCTTTTGCAAGACCTATTTTACCTGTTGAAAATGGACAAGAAGTAAACTTAGGTAGAAATATCAGTGTATACCTTGATAACTCATTCTCCATGCAAAATGAACTGAGCAATCAGGCTGTCATGGATATTGGAAAGGATTATGTAGAACAGATCACTAATATCTTTTCTGACAAAGGCTTATACCAACTCATCGATAACTCATTTAGTGGAAACTCCTATTATTTTACAGAATCAACTCGATTAAAAGATAAGTTGGCGGAGTTAGACTATAGCAATATTAGTAGAGGTTTACAGCAAGTCTACGACAAGCAAAGCAATGTACTAAGAAGCTATGCTGAGGCTCCTTCAAATCAAATTTTCTGGATTTCAGATTTTCAAAAATCATCTGTAGGCGACCTTTCTGCACTAAAAACAGACACTTTAAATAAATTTTATATTATTCCTCTTTCTCCAGATCCTGCTCCTAACTTATTTGTAGATTCTGTTTGGTTGGAAAGTCCATTCATCAAAGCAAGAGAAAATAATATTCTTCATGCTAAAGTTGTAAATAGCGGTACTGATGATATTGTTGATCGACAAATCAAGCTCTTTGTTGGTGACGTTCAGGTATCGAGCTCCAATGTGAGTATTGAAGCAGGCAGTGATCAAACCATAGAAATGACCTTTGCTGTAAATCAGAAAGGGCAACATGCCTGTAGACTTAGTATTGAAGATTATCCGATTACTTTTGACAACGACTATTTCTTTGTGGTGAAAGTTGCTCCTCAGATCAATATTGTAGCCGTTACAGAAACGGATCAAGGCTATTTGAAAGGCGTTTATGGTAATGAAGATTTCTTCAACCTAACCGTTTATACAACTAAAAATGTAAACTACAACGCACTTTCAGAAGCTGACTTAATTATACTCTCTAATCTACCTAACATTAATTCTACACTCTCAAAAGAAATTAGCAAAGCTTTTCAGAAAGGTAAAAACATTGTGGTCTTCCCTTCTGAAAAAGCAGATTTCAAATCTTATTCGGCTAGTCTTGGAATGAATTTCAAAGCTGTAAATCAAGGTGGAGAACCCGCTCAAATCGGTATTCAGCCTCCTTCAGAAGAAATTCCATTTTTCAAGGATGTATTTGAAGATGTATCTCCTCGTATGAATATGCCTCAAGCAGCGCCTGTTTGTTATTGGAATTTGAGAGGAAACAACCTTTTAAAACTTAGAAATGACCGTCCATTTTTTAGTGAAGTTCCTGTCGGAGAAGGCAAGTTATTCCTATTTGCTTCACCACTAAATAATGATTTTACAAACTTCCATCAGCATGCGCTATTTGTGCCTGTAATGTATAATATGGCCATTGGCAGTAAAACCAAAGCCGTAAAACTAGCTTACTCTTTTGATGGTACACTTGCCAAAGTAGATGTTAAAGACCTAAAGCCAAACGATGTCGTTAAACTAACACATGGGGAAACAGAGCTTATTCCCGCTCAAAAGATATTTGCAAATTCTTTAACGATAGATATTCCTAAAGGAAAATTACCTGCAGGAATTTATGAAGTAAAATCAGCCGAAACAGACCTAACTTACAATCTAGTCGCGTTCAATTACCCTAGAGAAGAATCTTTGCTTGACTATTACACGACTAGCGAACTACAGAAGATTTTTGAATCAAAACCGAATGTACAAGTCTTTTCAGACCTCCAACAAGAAAGTTTTACTCGTACATTTAGTGAGAAAAATAAAGCTCAGCCTTTATGGAGGTACTTCCTTATCGCTAGTATTCTTTTCTTGATTATTGAAGTTCTGATTATTCGCTTCTGGAAAACGACATAA
- a CDS encoding aspartate-semialdehyde dehydrogenase yields MKLALVGATGLVGEQMLRVIQERNFQFDELLLVASERSAGKKVEFQGKEYTIITIPQAIEEKPDVAIFSAGGGTSLEFAPKFAEVGTTVIDNSSAWRMDPTKKLIVPEVNATELTKDDKVIANPNCSTIQMVVALKPLHDRYKIKRVVVSTYQSVTGSGKKAVDQLMDERKGVEGEKAYPHQIDLNVLPHIDVFMDNGYTKEEMKMINETKKILSDDTIQVTATTVRIPTIGGHSESVNVEFEEDFDLQEVRSILESADGIIVQDDVANNVYPMPLTAHNKDETFVGRLRRDESQANTLNMWIVADNLRKGAATNTVQIAEYLVKNELI; encoded by the coding sequence ATGAAACTAGCATTAGTTGGCGCAACAGGATTAGTAGGTGAGCAAATGCTCAGAGTTATCCAAGAAAGAAATTTTCAGTTTGATGAGTTACTGCTTGTAGCTTCAGAAAGATCGGCTGGAAAAAAAGTAGAATTCCAAGGAAAAGAATATACGATTATTACAATCCCACAAGCAATTGAGGAAAAACCAGATGTAGCTATTTTCTCTGCAGGAGGAGGTACATCATTAGAGTTTGCTCCTAAATTTGCTGAAGTAGGAACTACAGTAATTGATAATTCTTCAGCATGGAGAATGGATCCTACCAAAAAGCTGATTGTACCAGAAGTAAATGCTACTGAGTTAACAAAAGACGATAAGGTTATTGCAAACCCTAACTGTTCTACTATTCAGATGGTGGTAGCATTAAAGCCACTTCATGACCGTTATAAGATTAAGCGTGTTGTGGTATCTACTTATCAGTCAGTAACAGGTTCAGGTAAAAAAGCAGTAGATCAGTTAATGGATGAGCGTAAAGGCGTAGAAGGAGAAAAAGCTTATCCTCACCAAATTGATCTTAACGTATTACCTCATATTGATGTATTCATGGATAATGGATATACGAAAGAGGAAATGAAGATGATCAATGAGACGAAGAAAATTCTAAGTGACGATACTATTCAAGTAACAGCTACTACCGTACGTATCCCTACAATTGGTGGTCACTCAGAATCTGTAAACGTTGAGTTTGAAGAGGATTTCGATCTTCAAGAAGTGAGAAGTATTTTAGAAAGTGCAGATGGAATCATTGTGCAAGATGACGTTGCAAATAATGTTTATCCTATGCCATTGACCGCGCATAATAAAGATGAAACTTTTGTTGGTCGTCTAAGAAGAGATGAGTCTCAAGCAAATACTTTGAATATGTGGATTGTGGCAGACAACCTTAGAAAAGGAGCTGCAA
- a CDS encoding FAD:protein FMN transferase — protein MARQTHSKEELRKRNLIYSFILFGLIGAVWLYRNVISPEKPTHFYVKGITMGVVPYNVKYIDEESRDFREPIDDLLVAFNQSLSTYIPDSEISTFNKSNEFNFTSNFFYPVLVRGEEIYKETKGAFDPTIQPLVNRWGFGPEEEDKIPTQAEVDSLKELVNYSKIHFDKKGVKKDDPRMQLDFSAIAKGYAVDLVADLLREEGINNFMVEIGGELVCGGINEKGKPWLIGIDNPEAKGAQDGIAYVRISDKALATSGNYRNFYEKDGKKYWHTIDPRTGYPAKSNMISASVITNDCMSADSYATAFMVMGFEEAKALVEKNKDLEAILIYDNNGELGVYTSNGAKAMMK, from the coding sequence ATGGCAAGACAGACTCATTCAAAAGAAGAACTTCGTAAAAGGAATCTGATCTATTCCTTCATTCTTTTCGGTCTAATAGGCGCTGTTTGGTTATATAGAAACGTCATTTCTCCAGAAAAACCGACGCATTTTTATGTAAAAGGCATCACTATGGGAGTTGTTCCTTATAATGTCAAATACATCGATGAAGAAAGTCGTGATTTTAGAGAGCCAATTGACGACCTACTTGTTGCTTTCAATCAATCTCTTTCGACGTACATTCCAGATTCAGAAATTTCGACTTTTAATAAAAGCAATGAATTCAACTTTACATCAAACTTCTTCTACCCTGTATTGGTAAGAGGAGAAGAAATCTATAAAGAAACTAAAGGAGCGTTTGACCCTACGATACAACCGCTGGTGAATAGATGGGGATTTGGACCTGAGGAGGAAGATAAAATTCCGACACAAGCTGAGGTAGACTCGTTAAAAGAGTTAGTAAATTATTCGAAAATACACTTCGATAAAAAAGGGGTTAAAAAAGACGATCCAAGAATGCAACTTGACTTCAGTGCTATTGCAAAAGGATATGCCGTTGATCTTGTGGCTGATCTTCTCAGAGAAGAAGGTATCAACAACTTTATGGTTGAAATCGGAGGTGAATTAGTTTGCGGAGGAATAAATGAAAAAGGTAAACCTTGGCTTATCGGGATTGATAATCCTGAAGCAAAAGGGGCGCAAGATGGAATTGCTTATGTTCGTATCTCTGATAAAGCATTAGCTACTTCAGGGAATTACCGTAACTTCTATGAGAAAGACGGGAAAAAGTATTGGCATACCATTGATCCTCGTACAGGCTATCCTGCAAAAAGTAATATGATTTCAGCTTCCGTAATCACAAATGATTGTATGTCTGCAGATAGTTATGCTACAGCTTTTATGGTGATGGGCTTCGAAGAGGCTAAAGCTCTCGTCGAAAAAAATAAAGACTTGGAAGCTATCCTGATCTATGATAACAATGGCGAACTTGGTGTTTATACAAGTAACGGAGCTAAAGCTATGATGAAATAG
- a CDS encoding DUF4269 domain-containing protein, translated as MDINFEDINYLKAGNEKQKAVFNLLIDNDILGKLKKYQPILVGTIPINIDIESSDLDIICCFSDKDSFRKEIEGLFGDLPTFQIWENHKLSTLAVVSSFEIAGFEIEIFGQKNPTKQQNAYRHMIVEAKLIEEKGEEFRKKIIELKKQGYKTEPAFAKELGLEGNPYEALLQFED; from the coding sequence ATGGATATAAACTTTGAAGATATAAATTATCTGAAGGCAGGGAATGAAAAACAAAAAGCAGTTTTCAATCTGTTGATCGATAATGATATTCTAGGAAAACTGAAAAAGTATCAACCCATTTTGGTAGGAACAATACCTATAAATATTGATATAGAAAGCAGTGACTTAGATATCATCTGTTGCTTTTCGGATAAAGATAGTTTTAGGAAAGAGATTGAAGGACTTTTTGGTGATTTACCGACATTTCAAATTTGGGAAAATCATAAGTTATCAACTTTAGCTGTCGTGTCGAGTTTTGAAATTGCTGGTTTCGAAATCGAAATTTTTGGACAGAAGAATCCCACCAAACAACAGAATGCCTATAGACATATGATTGTGGAGGCTAAATTGATTGAAGAAAAAGGTGAAGAATTTCGGAAGAAAATTATAGAATTGAAAAAACAAGGGTATAAAACAGAACCTGCCTTTGCCAAAGAATTAGGTTTAGAGGGAAATCCTTATGAGGCACTTTTACAGTTTGAAGATTAG
- the ruvC gene encoding crossover junction endodeoxyribonuclease RuvC: protein MKEVKKDRIILGIDPGTNVMGYGVILIQKNKPKLLQYGVIHLQKYGDHYTKLQKIYKRVASIIEEFEPDEVALEAPFFGQNVQSMLKLGRAQGVAMSAALNKGIPITEYAPKKVKQAVTGSGLASKEQVARMLENILGFKLREKEMLDATDALGVAICHFYNNGVNLSKAKSWEAFLKDNPNRIKIK from the coding sequence ATGAAGGAGGTAAAGAAAGATAGGATCATACTAGGAATAGACCCCGGTACAAACGTAATGGGTTATGGCGTTATTCTTATTCAGAAAAACAAACCCAAACTTTTACAATACGGCGTTATTCACCTTCAGAAATATGGCGATCACTATACCAAACTTCAGAAAATCTATAAAAGAGTAGCTTCCATTATTGAAGAATTTGAACCCGATGAAGTTGCTTTAGAAGCTCCATTTTTCGGACAAAACGTTCAATCTATGCTCAAACTTGGCAGAGCACAAGGTGTTGCCATGTCAGCAGCCCTAAACAAAGGGATTCCAATCACTGAATATGCACCCAAAAAGGTAAAACAAGCAGTTACGGGAAGTGGACTTGCCTCTAAAGAACAAGTAGCTCGAATGCTGGAAAATATTCTTGGTTTTAAACTAAGAGAAAAAGAAATGCTTGATGCGACTGATGCCCTTGGTGTTGCTATCTGTCATTTCTATAATAATGGTGTCAATTTAAGTAAGGCTAAAAGTTGGGAGGCATTCTTGAAAGATAATCCTAATCGAATCAAGATAAAGTAG
- a CDS encoding nucleoside recognition domain-containing protein encodes MVLNYIWVAFILIAFAVATIKLVFWGDTEVFGNIIDMTFDMSKTAFDLSIGLTGTLAFWLGIMNVGEKGGAVNILAKLVDPFFRRIFPAIPQGHPAMSSMVMNFAANMLGLDNAATPLGLKAMKQMQELNDKKDTASDPMIMFLTLNTSGLTLIPISVMVYRAQMGAENPADVFIPILLATAFSTIAGLTIVAIYQRINLFQPVILAYLGGLVALIAFTIIAFSQMSPEQVKVVSQTLSSVILFSIITAFVGLAFYRNVNVYEAFVEGAKGAFDIAITIIPYLVAILVAIGIFRASGSMDLIMDAVKRAVEFIGFDPKFVDTIPVAMMKPLSGSGARGLMVDIMESYGADSFQGRLASTMQGATDTTMYIIAVYFGSVGIKKTRYAVTCGLWADFVGVIAAILISYLFFEWLA; translated from the coding sequence ATGGTCTTGAATTATATCTGGGTTGCATTTATTCTGATAGCATTTGCTGTAGCAACCATCAAGTTGGTTTTTTGGGGAGATACGGAGGTGTTTGGGAATATTATTGACATGACATTCGATATGTCAAAAACAGCTTTTGACCTTTCTATAGGTCTTACGGGTACTTTAGCTTTTTGGCTAGGTATTATGAATGTAGGAGAGAAAGGTGGTGCTGTAAATATTTTGGCAAAACTTGTCGATCCATTTTTCAGAAGAATTTTCCCAGCTATTCCACAAGGGCATCCAGCCATGTCATCTATGGTGATGAACTTTGCAGCCAATATGTTGGGGCTAGACAATGCCGCAACTCCTTTAGGCTTGAAAGCAATGAAGCAGATGCAAGAGCTGAACGACAAAAAAGATACAGCTTCTGACCCAATGATTATGTTCTTGACCTTAAATACATCTGGTCTTACGCTGATCCCAATTTCTGTTATGGTATACAGAGCACAGATGGGAGCTGAAAATCCAGCAGATGTATTTATCCCTATTCTTTTAGCAACCGCATTTTCAACAATAGCAGGACTTACCATAGTAGCGATCTACCAACGAATTAATTTATTCCAACCAGTAATTCTTGCCTATTTGGGTGGTTTGGTCGCTCTGATTGCTTTTACCATTATCGCATTTTCACAGATGTCGCCAGAGCAAGTAAAAGTAGTATCTCAGACTTTGAGTAGTGTAATTCTCTTCTCTATTATAACAGCTTTTGTGGGCTTGGCTTTTTATAGAAATGTCAATGTCTACGAAGCGTTTGTGGAAGGAGCAAAAGGTGCTTTCGATATCGCAATCACTATCATCCCTTACTTAGTCGCAATTTTGGTAGCTATCGGAATTTTTAGAGCATCTGGTTCAATGGACTTAATCATGGATGCGGTAAAAAGAGCTGTAGAGTTTATTGGTTTCGATCCTAAATTTGTAGATACAATACCTGTGGCTATGATGAAACCATTAAGTGGTTCTGGAGCAAGAGGATTGATGGTAGATATCATGGAGTCTTATGGTGCAGATTCTTTCCAAGGACGTTTAGCATCTACAATGCAAGGCGCTACAGATACAACAATGTACATCATTGCGGTTTACTTTGGATCTGTAGGAATTAAGAAAACAAGATATGCAGTAACTTGTGGCTTATGGGCTGATTTTGTGGGGGTAATCGCTGCCATTCTAATTTCTTATCTATTTTTCGAATGGTTAGCGTAA
- a CDS encoding (deoxy)nucleoside triphosphate pyrophosphohydrolase: protein MKKEFDVVGAVIKDKSGKIFCALRSENMTLPNLWEFPGGKIEKGEQAEESLVREIWEELGCRVKVKNHICSNTHEYEMVIVHFSTFEVEILEGQPVLHEHASSIWLAPQNLKSLVWAEADIPTVELLMRETKK from the coding sequence ATGAAAAAAGAATTTGATGTGGTCGGTGCTGTTATAAAAGATAAAAGCGGTAAGATCTTTTGTGCCTTAAGATCTGAAAATATGACATTACCCAATTTGTGGGAATTTCCTGGAGGTAAAATAGAGAAAGGTGAACAGGCAGAGGAAAGTCTAGTCAGAGAAATTTGGGAGGAATTAGGGTGTAGAGTAAAAGTGAAAAATCATATCTGTTCCAATACCCATGAGTATGAAATGGTCATTGTGCATTTCAGTACTTTTGAAGTTGAAATTTTAGAAGGACAACCTGTATTACATGAACATGCAAGTTCTATTTGGTTGGCACCCCAAAATCTTAAAAGTTTAGTTTGGGCAGAAGCAGATATTCCTACTGTAGAATTATTAATGAGGGAAACTAAAAAATAA
- a CDS encoding energy transducer TonB, whose protein sequence is MNKKSFKIFTFLILVFTSFLSNAQVKVNPNIKSTSEKTILYYVEHFPESKSDQVYDLSTSDPAAPLGGMGYFLNQLYDEVKYPKQAEKNNVSGKVLVRFIVEKDGTLSNIEVVKGLGYGCDKASIKAIKKMGNWRPAVHKGERVRQKWQLPIGFAPRKLRQ, encoded by the coding sequence ATGAATAAGAAATCATTTAAGATTTTTACTTTTTTGATATTGGTATTCACTTCTTTTCTGAGCAATGCTCAAGTAAAAGTTAATCCGAATATTAAATCCACTAGTGAAAAAACTATCCTTTATTATGTAGAACATTTCCCTGAAAGTAAAAGTGATCAAGTATACGACCTTAGTACAAGCGACCCTGCTGCACCACTTGGAGGAATGGGGTATTTTCTCAATCAACTTTATGATGAAGTGAAATACCCTAAACAAGCTGAAAAGAATAATGTATCGGGAAAAGTATTGGTCAGGTTTATTGTGGAAAAAGATGGTACTTTATCAAATATCGAAGTTGTAAAAGGCTTAGGTTATGGTTGTGATAAAGCATCTATCAAAGCAATTAAAAAAATGGGGAATTGGCGCCCTGCCGTTCATAAAGGAGAACGAGTAAGACAAAAGTGGCAACTCCCTATTGGTTTTGCACCGAGAAAACTAAGACAATAA
- a CDS encoding XRE family transcriptional regulator yields the protein MENLATANRFSVRLREFLFNQKLTNRELELQMGLSNGMIGKIIKGQSSISIARLEKLFVAYPDLNPNWLFIGKGKMFFSEEEDEKKRINYSNAIPHFDIEATAGDTLVFEENAEMVKDFFYLPNYSDCDFAVNVWGDSMFPRLKSGDIVLCKKLSDTGFIDYGEMYLVVTNEQRLLKYIRKAEDDTCFRLVSENEHYDDIEVQKDQVLGVYAVKGRIERISF from the coding sequence ATGGAAAATCTTGCTACAGCAAATCGCTTTTCTGTCCGTTTGAGAGAATTTCTCTTTAACCAGAAATTGACGAACAGAGAGTTAGAACTTCAGATGGGGCTCTCTAACGGGATGATTGGAAAAATCATCAAGGGGCAGTCATCAATCAGTATTGCCCGATTAGAGAAACTCTTTGTAGCATACCCTGATCTCAATCCGAATTGGCTATTCATTGGGAAAGGGAAAATGTTCTTTTCAGAAGAAGAAGATGAGAAAAAGCGTATTAATTATTCTAATGCAATTCCTCATTTTGACATAGAGGCTACAGCAGGAGATACATTGGTATTTGAAGAAAATGCCGAAATGGTAAAAGATTTCTTCTACCTACCAAATTATTCTGATTGCGATTTTGCTGTAAATGTTTGGGGAGATTCAATGTTCCCACGTTTAAAAAGTGGTGATATTGTACTTTGTAAAAAACTGAGCGATACAGGTTTTATTGATTACGGCGAAATGTACCTAGTTGTAACCAATGAGCAAAGACTTCTGAAATATATCCGTAAAGCCGAAGATGATACGTGTTTCAGATTGGTATCTGAAAATGAACATTACGATGATATCGAAGTTCAGAAAGATCAAGTACTAGGAGTTTACGCAGTAAAAGGACGTATCGAACGTATTTCATTCTGA
- a CDS encoding beta/gamma crystallin-related protein — MQQTKFEPLRAKLFHFFKCSFIEKYNSVTEKQSVDMKGFTKNKYPFLIRVLLVALFSLFSVNIQAQETKQGQVGVVLYEFHEFKGKNVILSEDWTVPRINPWYNRISSISVPPGWTAVVYKLENYQGERLEIQGNWSAEEANPDWDDQISSVKIYKSRGVSKAQLSTIILSEEKGIYGGEVYLRNPSSIEAEVMVDVVVESWGDEKVLRSEKIKLNGVSEQKLGSMYINTGTDFRPYYRKVHYKIRGVE; from the coding sequence ATGCAACAAACTAAGTTCGAACCTTTGAGAGCGAAATTATTTCATTTTTTCAAATGTTCTTTCATTGAAAAATACAATTCAGTTACTGAAAAACAATCTGTTGATATGAAGGGCTTTACCAAAAATAAGTATCCTTTTCTGATAAGGGTACTTCTCGTTGCTTTATTCAGTCTTTTTTCCGTAAACATTCAAGCGCAAGAAACAAAACAGGGACAAGTAGGGGTCGTTTTATACGAATTCCATGAATTTAAAGGGAAAAATGTAATACTTTCTGAAGATTGGACTGTACCAAGAATTAACCCATGGTACAATAGAATCAGTTCGATAAGTGTACCACCTGGTTGGACGGCGGTGGTTTATAAATTAGAGAATTATCAAGGAGAAAGACTGGAGATACAAGGGAATTGGAGTGCTGAAGAGGCTAACCCTGATTGGGATGACCAAATCAGTTCGGTGAAAATCTACAAGAGTAGAGGTGTTTCAAAAGCACAACTCAGTACGATTATTCTAAGTGAAGAGAAAGGAATATATGGCGGGGAAGTATATCTGAGAAACCCGAGTTCTATAGAAGCGGAAGTAATGGTTGATGTTGTTGTAGAATCATGGGGTGATGAAAAAGTACTTCGCTCTGAGAAAATCAAGCTCAATGGAGTAAGTGAACAAAAGCTCGGTAGTATGTATATAAATACGGGTACAGATTTCCGTCCGTATTACCGAAAAGTACATTATAAGATAAGAGGAGTCGAGTAA
- a CDS encoding ABC transporter permease yields the protein MNKQLNLLEYALLSLGRHWKKQLAIILVYTIVVGFFASVVFFTTSLKEETQVVLEDIPELWVQKLAGGRLQLVNQNWVDSLQDIRGVKSVVPRIWGYNFDTSSGAVFTILGHEKLPNHLQMLETIHDGDLGVEMALCGTGLLEGRGLQIGDYFRLQDSEGHLQRFQIVGTFSANTDLLTKDLIILHPDAARNVLGMEQNQFTDISLEIYNVDEVENIGKKIDQRFGGIRVVTSDQLRATFETLFGWRGGIFIYGSIISILAFLILAWDKASGLSNEEKKELGILKGIGWEISDVLWMKLWESAIISLSATLTGIILAYVHIFIFEAPLLKPFLIGWSVLYPSYNLFPVINLSDVLMILALAVVPYITATIIPAWYGAITEPSEAMRS from the coding sequence ATGAACAAACAACTTAATCTACTCGAGTATGCATTATTGTCTTTGGGGAGACATTGGAAGAAGCAACTCGCTATCATATTGGTCTATACGATTGTGGTCGGATTTTTTGCCTCAGTTGTGTTTTTTACTACTTCTTTAAAGGAAGAAACACAAGTGGTGTTGGAAGATATTCCTGAGTTATGGGTTCAAAAATTGGCAGGGGGAAGACTACAGTTAGTCAACCAAAATTGGGTAGATTCTTTGCAAGATATTAGAGGAGTGAAATCTGTAGTTCCTAGAATTTGGGGCTATAATTTTGATACATCTTCTGGAGCGGTATTCACTATTTTAGGACATGAAAAGTTACCTAATCATCTACAAATGTTGGAAACAATTCATGATGGTGATCTTGGTGTAGAAATGGCACTTTGTGGTACAGGTCTTTTAGAAGGAAGAGGTTTACAAATTGGAGACTATTTCCGACTTCAAGATAGTGAAGGGCATTTGCAACGTTTTCAGATTGTGGGAACATTCAGTGCCAATACCGATTTATTGACCAAAGATTTAATCATTCTTCATCCCGACGCCGCTCGAAATGTATTGGGAATGGAGCAAAACCAGTTCACAGATATAAGCCTGGAAATTTATAATGTAGATGAAGTTGAGAATATCGGAAAGAAAATAGATCAACGTTTTGGAGGAATTCGGGTAGTGACTTCAGATCAGTTGAGGGCTACTTTTGAAACGCTTTTCGGTTGGAGAGGAGGAATTTTCATTTACGGTTCTATTATTTCTATTCTCGCATTCTTGATTCTTGCTTGGGATAAAGCTTCTGGCTTGAGTAATGAGGAGAAGAAAGAATTGGGAATACTAAAAGGAATTGGTTGGGAAATTTCAGATGTACTTTGGATGAAGCTTTGGGAAAGTGCCATCATTTCTCTTTCGGCAACCCTAACGGGAATTATCTTGGCTTACGTTCATATTTTTATTTTTGAAGCGCCTTTGTTAAAACCATTCCTAATTGGTTGGTCAGTATTGTATCCATCATATAATCTTTTCCCTGTTATCAACTTGTCAGATGTACTCATGATTCTTGCTTTGGCAGTGGTACCTTATATCACAGCTACAATTATTCCTGCTTGGTACGGTGCGATTACTGAACCTTCAGAAGCCATGCGTTCTTAA